One Nostoc sp. UHCC 0302 DNA window includes the following coding sequences:
- a CDS encoding NDP-sugar synthase, whose amino-acid sequence MKAMILAAGKGTRVRPITYTTPKPMIPILQKPVMEFLLELLRQHGFDQIMVNVSHLAEEIENYFRDGQRFGVQIAYSFEGKIDDDGKLVGEAIGSAGGMRRIQDFSPFFDDTFIVLCGDALIDLDLTAAVKWHKSKGSIATIITKSVPKEEVSSYGVVVTDEDNRVQAFQEKPSTEEALSTNINTGIYIFEPEVFNYIPSGIEYDIGGQLFPKLVEIKAPFYAIPMDFEWVDIGKVPDYWRAIRGVLLREIKNVQIPGHEVAPGIYTGLNVAVNWDKVDITGPVYIGGMTRIEDGAKIVGPAMIGPNCWICSGATVENSVIFEWSRLGPGVRLVDKLVFGRYCVDKTGAAIDVQAAALDWLITDARQTPPSQTPLERQAIAELLETNTN is encoded by the coding sequence ATGAAAGCGATGATTCTCGCGGCGGGCAAGGGTACTCGCGTCCGTCCAATTACCTATACAACTCCCAAACCGATGATTCCTATCCTGCAAAAGCCAGTGATGGAATTTTTACTAGAACTGTTACGTCAACACGGTTTTGACCAAATTATGGTCAATGTCAGCCATTTGGCTGAGGAAATAGAAAATTATTTCCGTGACGGTCAGCGGTTTGGTGTGCAGATTGCCTACTCTTTTGAAGGCAAAATTGATGATGACGGGAAACTGGTGGGGGAAGCAATCGGTTCAGCAGGCGGGATGCGCCGCATCCAGGACTTCTCGCCGTTTTTTGATGATACCTTTATCGTGTTGTGCGGTGATGCTTTGATTGACCTGGATTTAACTGCGGCTGTTAAGTGGCATAAATCCAAGGGTTCAATCGCCACCATTATTACAAAATCTGTCCCAAAAGAAGAAGTGTCTAGTTACGGTGTAGTCGTTACCGACGAAGACAATCGTGTCCAAGCTTTCCAAGAAAAACCTTCGACAGAAGAAGCCCTCAGCACTAATATCAACACGGGTATTTACATCTTTGAGCCAGAAGTTTTTAATTACATTCCCTCTGGAATCGAGTATGATATTGGCGGTCAATTGTTTCCCAAACTGGTGGAAATCAAAGCGCCCTTCTACGCTATTCCGATGGATTTTGAATGGGTAGATATTGGTAAAGTACCAGACTACTGGCGGGCGATTCGCGGTGTGCTGCTCAGAGAAATCAAGAATGTACAAATTCCAGGTCATGAAGTCGCCCCTGGTATTTACACTGGCTTAAATGTTGCTGTGAATTGGGACAAAGTAGATATCACAGGGCCAGTTTACATCGGTGGTATGACCAGAATAGAAGATGGCGCTAAAATTGTCGGCCCAGCAATGATTGGCCCAAATTGTTGGATATGTAGTGGTGCGACAGTAGAAAACAGTGTGATTTTTGAATGGTCGCGCCTGGGGCCGGGAGTCCGTTTGGTTGATAAGCTGGTTTTTGGACGTTATTGCGTGGATAAGACTGGGGCTGCTATAGATGTCCAAGCTGCTGCTCTAGACTGGCTGATTACCGATGCCCGTCAAACACCACCATCCCAAACCCCGCTAGAGCGACAAGCGATCGCTGAATTGTTGGAGACAAACACAAATTAG